The following coding sequences lie in one Jatrophihabitans sp. genomic window:
- a CDS encoding sulfotransferase: protein MEESEITVLCITGWCRNGSTIIGNILNEAPGVFHVGELHFLWKNSAGRGANSLCGCGAVLTECPIWADILPVGRPAGMSPADYADLVIARQRGFARTRHTWQIIGRGLDSEGVRQHAELMSRVYRAIAQRTGARVIVDTTKIPGEAALLPHLDGVHPVFVHLVRDPVAVAHSWRAPKGYVYTMSASRSTAYWRGFNLASRAILRRYPEQSTLLRYEDFIADPAATIAELLRRCDVDPSSNPVDGRTVQLHTNHTVTGNPDRFRTGATVIRPHDDSWTRGLPRQARLAAMLLSWPMSWRYGYRHRGGLRVRPRPVQPAAAVSSQASSPNLGSGGAPGGSGS from the coding sequence GTGGAGGAATCGGAAATCACCGTTCTGTGCATCACCGGATGGTGTCGCAACGGCAGCACCATCATCGGCAACATCCTCAATGAGGCGCCCGGCGTCTTTCATGTCGGCGAGCTGCACTTCCTGTGGAAGAACTCCGCCGGACGTGGGGCCAACAGCCTGTGCGGCTGCGGCGCGGTGCTGACCGAGTGCCCGATCTGGGCCGACATCCTGCCGGTGGGCCGGCCGGCCGGGATGTCACCGGCCGACTACGCCGACCTGGTGATCGCCCGGCAGCGGGGCTTCGCCCGCACCCGGCACACCTGGCAGATCATCGGCCGTGGCCTGGACTCCGAGGGCGTGCGTCAGCACGCCGAGCTGATGAGCCGGGTCTACCGCGCGATCGCCCAGCGCACCGGCGCCCGGGTGATCGTCGACACCACCAAGATCCCTGGCGAAGCGGCTCTGTTGCCGCACCTCGACGGTGTGCACCCGGTGTTCGTGCACCTGGTCCGTGACCCGGTCGCGGTCGCCCACTCCTGGCGAGCGCCGAAGGGCTACGTCTACACGATGTCGGCGAGCAGGAGCACCGCCTACTGGCGCGGGTTCAACCTCGCGTCCCGGGCCATCCTGCGCCGCTATCCGGAGCAGTCGACGCTGCTGCGCTACGAGGACTTCATCGCCGATCCGGCCGCGACGATCGCGGAGTTGCTCCGACGCTGCGACGTCGATCCCTCGAGCAACCCGGTGGACGGGCGCACGGTGCAGCTGCACACCAACCACACCGTCACCGGCAACCCGGACCGGTTCCGGACCGGGGCCACCGTCATCCGGCCGCACGACGACTCCTGGACCCGCGGGTTGCCCCGACAGGCCCGGCTGGCCGCCATGCTGCTGTCCTGGCCGATGTCCTGGCGCTACGGCTACCGGCACCGGGGTGGTTTGCGGGTCAGACCCCGGCCCGTTCAGCCGGCGGCCGCGGTCAGCTCACAAGCCTCCTCACCGAACCTGGGGTCGGGGGGTGCGCCCGGTGGATCTGGGTCTTGA
- a CDS encoding MFS transporter codes for MTAVAQTDALPRRALVGPFGGLFFGYLGLTAAIPVLPEFVRDRYRASDFLIGLVVTATALTALLIRPLAGGQADYRGNRLVMQVGAAILALGGLAYFLPVGLAGLVVNRLSLGVGEAALFTAGAVWVVSLAPHSRRGQLIGLYGVSMWGGISAGTFLGAVLRDLGYGAVWTLCAVAPLVGLALISSAPAPPRPPGPRKKTGLMLRPALTPGLALALAAGGYAALAAFVVLHLLDRGIDSGVVVLSCFSLVYAGTRLVIGRLPDKYGPRRVATVCASCEAAGLLVIAVAPNLPIALLGSVVMGVGFSLLHPSLALMVMNRTDRSQQGAALGAYTSFWDLGVAVWGPLGGVIAGALGYEAVFVVGACCAVVAAVMALLIAEPSDQPVAVA; via the coding sequence ATGACAGCAGTCGCCCAGACCGACGCACTGCCCCGCAGAGCACTGGTAGGCCCGTTCGGCGGCCTGTTCTTCGGGTACCTCGGTCTGACCGCCGCGATTCCGGTGCTGCCCGAATTCGTCCGGGACCGCTACCGGGCCTCGGACTTTCTGATCGGGCTGGTCGTCACCGCCACGGCGCTCACCGCGCTGCTGATCCGGCCGCTGGCCGGCGGGCAGGCCGACTACCGGGGCAACCGGCTGGTGATGCAGGTCGGCGCGGCGATCCTCGCGCTCGGTGGACTGGCCTACTTTCTGCCGGTCGGGCTGGCCGGCCTGGTGGTCAACCGGTTGTCGCTGGGCGTCGGCGAAGCCGCGTTGTTCACCGCCGGCGCGGTCTGGGTGGTCTCGCTCGCCCCGCACAGCCGGCGCGGCCAGCTGATCGGCCTGTACGGGGTGAGCATGTGGGGCGGCATCTCGGCCGGCACGTTCCTCGGCGCGGTGCTGCGCGACCTGGGCTACGGGGCGGTCTGGACGCTCTGCGCCGTCGCGCCGCTGGTCGGGCTGGCGTTGATCAGCTCCGCGCCCGCGCCCCCGCGCCCGCCCGGCCCGCGGAAGAAGACCGGCCTGATGCTGCGCCCGGCGCTGACGCCGGGGCTGGCGTTGGCGCTGGCCGCGGGCGGGTACGCCGCGCTGGCCGCCTTCGTCGTCCTGCACCTGTTGGACCGCGGCATCGACTCCGGCGTCGTGGTGCTCAGCTGTTTCAGCCTGGTCTATGCCGGCACCCGGCTGGTGATCGGGCGGCTGCCCGACAAGTACGGCCCGCGCCGGGTGGCCACGGTGTGCGCGAGCTGCGAGGCGGCCGGCCTGCTGGTCATCGCCGTGGCGCCGAACCTGCCGATCGCCCTTCTGGGCAGCGTGGTGATGGGCGTCGGATTCTCGTTGCTGCACCCGTCGCTGGCGCTGATGGTGATGAACCGCACCGACAGGAGCCAGCAGGGCGCGGCGCTGGGCGCCTACACCTCGTTCTGGGATCTGGGGGTGGCTGTGTGGGGTCCCCTGGGCGGCGTGATCGCCGGCGCCCTGGGATACGAGGCCGTCTTCGTGGTCGGCGCCTGCTGCGCCGTGGTGGCCGCGGTGATGGCCCTGCTGATCGCCGAACCGAGTGATCAGCCGGTGGCGGTGGCTTAG
- a CDS encoding aminotransferase class I/II-fold pyridoxal phosphate-dependent enzyme, producing MTINEDLIANPFDLAGSDDTPLAIDGGAPVRSTPWPTYDKGAVCVCPEDEDAAIRAIRSHLFFRYDYRPYSQTECGQFERELCDYFGVQHSLAVTSGTAALALAIMAAGIAPGSLIACPGFTFVATPSAILMAGCRPLLVEVTKDLHMDLDDLRRRWTPEVKAIMVVHMRGFAADVEALSDFADEMGVPLFEDAVPALGVELKGRKLGTFGLAGGFSTQSDKSLNSGEGGFLVTDDSALHARAVVLAGAYEGRVGRHFGDRPPPLDTDLSLPLLSLRMDEIRAALLRSELVRLPDRLACFHRNYDYVATALADVKGIDIRQPVAPDAYLGEAFIFRVPGGRTPGGAAQWFADALCAEGIDARNLGSSRDANVRAFWNWRFLFGAAGVPEIQAQLPVTTGYLQDSVDVALSSTLRAEDCDHLITAVRRIARTLRQQRSDGSAERPVR from the coding sequence TTGACCATCAACGAGGATCTCATCGCAAACCCGTTTGACCTTGCAGGATCAGACGACACCCCACTGGCGATCGACGGCGGCGCGCCGGTCCGCAGCACCCCTTGGCCGACCTATGACAAGGGCGCCGTCTGCGTGTGTCCCGAGGACGAGGATGCCGCGATACGCGCGATTCGCAGTCATCTGTTCTTCCGCTATGACTACCGGCCCTACTCCCAGACCGAATGCGGGCAGTTCGAGCGCGAGCTGTGCGACTACTTCGGCGTCCAGCACAGCCTTGCCGTCACCAGCGGAACCGCCGCGCTGGCGCTGGCCATCATGGCCGCCGGAATCGCGCCCGGCTCGCTGATCGCCTGTCCGGGCTTCACGTTCGTGGCCACCCCGAGCGCCATCCTGATGGCCGGCTGCCGACCGCTGCTGGTCGAGGTCACCAAGGACCTGCACATGGATCTGGATGACCTGCGGCGCCGGTGGACACCGGAGGTCAAGGCCATCATGGTCGTGCACATGCGGGGCTTCGCCGCCGACGTCGAGGCGTTGTCCGACTTCGCCGACGAGATGGGCGTGCCGCTGTTCGAGGACGCGGTGCCCGCGCTCGGCGTCGAGCTGAAAGGCCGCAAGCTGGGCACTTTCGGCCTGGCCGGCGGCTTCAGCACCCAGTCGGACAAGTCGCTGAACTCAGGCGAGGGAGGTTTTCTGGTCACCGATGACAGCGCGCTGCACGCCCGCGCGGTGGTGCTCGCCGGCGCCTACGAGGGCCGCGTCGGGCGGCACTTCGGGGACCGTCCGCCGCCGCTGGACACCGATCTGAGCCTGCCCCTGCTCAGCCTGCGAATGGATGAGATCCGCGCCGCCCTGCTGCGTTCGGAGCTGGTGCGCTTGCCGGACCGGCTGGCCTGCTTCCATCGCAACTACGACTACGTCGCCACCGCGCTGGCCGACGTCAAGGGCATCGACATCCGCCAGCCGGTGGCGCCGGACGCCTACCTGGGAGAGGCGTTCATCTTCCGGGTGCCCGGCGGCCGAACGCCCGGAGGCGCAGCGCAGTGGTTCGCCGACGCGCTGTGCGCCGAGGGGATCGACGCGCGCAACCTGGGCTCGTCCAGGGACGCCAACGTCCGGGCGTTCTGGAACTGGCGGTTCCTGTTCGGCGCCGCCGGGGTCCCCGAGATCCAAGCCCAGCTGCCGGTCACCACCGGGTACCTGCAGGACTCGGTCGACGTGGCGCTGTCTTCCACGCTGCGCGCCGAGGACTGCGATCACCTGATCACCGCGGTCCGCCGGATAGCCCGCACGCTGCGTCAGCAGCGCTCAGACGGCTCAGCGGAGCGACCTGTGCGATGA
- a CDS encoding HAD family hydrolase — translation MSVRHGVLFDIDGTLVDTSYLHTVSWWQAFRQAGMDVSMARIHRAIGMGGDHLVHEVTDGAADDRTEQLTLGHDALYSAHWPALRLLPGARELVLHCHQAGLVTVLASSANSAELDVLTRVLNLDDVIDAATGSADADSSKPDPDIVQVALDKAGLQPENAVFVGDAVWDVQACAKAGLRCVGLESGGTSAAELLEAGAVQTYRDPADLLARFAGSPLDFS, via the coding sequence ATGAGCGTTCGGCACGGCGTCCTGTTCGACATCGACGGCACCCTGGTCGACACCAGCTACCTGCACACCGTGAGCTGGTGGCAGGCGTTCCGGCAGGCCGGGATGGATGTCTCGATGGCGCGCATCCACCGGGCGATCGGCATGGGCGGTGACCATCTGGTGCACGAGGTCACCGACGGCGCCGCCGATGACCGCACAGAGCAGCTCACACTCGGTCACGACGCGCTGTACTCGGCTCACTGGCCGGCGCTGCGGCTGCTGCCCGGCGCGCGCGAGCTGGTGCTGCACTGCCACCAGGCCGGCCTGGTCACCGTGTTGGCGAGTTCGGCCAACAGCGCCGAACTGGATGTCCTCACCCGGGTTCTGAACCTCGACGACGTGATCGACGCGGCCACCGGCTCAGCCGACGCCGACAGCAGCAAACCCGATCCCGACATCGTCCAGGTGGCGCTGGACAAGGCGGGTCTCCAGCCGGAGAACGCCGTCTTCGTCGGCGACGCGGTGTGGGACGTGCAGGCCTGCGCCAAGGCCGGCCTGCGGTGTGTCGGGCTGGAGTCCGGCGGCACCAGCGCCGCGGAGCTGCTGGAAGCCGGCGCGGTGCAGACCTACCGCGACCCGGCCGACCTGCTGGCGCGCTTCGCCGGCAGCCCGCTGGATTTCAGCTGA
- the selB gene encoding selenocysteine-specific translation elongation factor, which yields MRVIATAGHVDHGKSRLVRALTGMEPDRWAEERRRGMTIDLGYAWTTLPSGEQLAFVDVPGHQRFVTNMLAGVGPAPAVLLVIAADEGWRRQTSEHLDAIDALGIQHGLVAVTRSDLATPDQTAAVIADARQRVARSSLGEVPALAVSGETGAGVEQLRQALQRLVTGLPAPSLDERVRLWVDRAFTVKGSGTVVTGTLGAGRISVGDELELAGRPVVVRGLQQLGSRCEQVQAVARVAVNLRSVQRREVGRGDCLLTPGAWWSSDCLDVALDPLLAEPQSRQVLHIGSASIPVRLRVLGTEPVATARLSLDWPIPVQAGDRAVLRDPGQQSVTAGVRVLDADPPALTRRGSARVRAAQLADGTATGLADQVRRRGAVSRATLTALGVPVTDTAGVLTRGDWLIDPDTWRHWQQALLAAVDRHAAAEPLRPWISEDAARQAAGLPDPRLLAELAAGLGLQAAAGRIGRPEATPTLGAAEQSLRLIDERLAKDPFDAPERSELSELGLGVRDLAAAAGAGRVLRLAPDLVVAPDAAERALALVRALPQPFTASQARQALGTTRRVALPLLEHLDAVGLTVRVDGTQRAVRA from the coding sequence ATGCGGGTCATCGCCACCGCCGGCCACGTCGATCACGGCAAGTCGCGGCTGGTCCGGGCGCTGACCGGCATGGAGCCCGACCGGTGGGCCGAGGAACGCCGCCGGGGCATGACCATCGACCTGGGCTATGCCTGGACGACGCTGCCCTCCGGCGAGCAACTGGCCTTCGTCGACGTCCCGGGCCACCAGCGGTTCGTGACCAACATGCTGGCCGGGGTGGGCCCGGCGCCGGCGGTGCTGCTGGTGATCGCCGCCGACGAGGGCTGGCGCCGGCAGACCTCTGAGCACCTCGACGCGATCGACGCCCTGGGCATCCAGCATGGCCTGGTCGCGGTCACCCGCAGCGACCTGGCGACCCCGGATCAGACCGCGGCGGTGATCGCCGACGCCCGGCAGCGGGTGGCCCGGTCCAGCCTCGGAGAGGTGCCCGCGCTGGCGGTCTCGGGCGAGACCGGGGCCGGCGTCGAGCAGCTGCGGCAGGCGCTGCAGCGACTGGTCACCGGCCTGCCGGCGCCGAGCCTGGACGAGCGGGTGCGGTTGTGGGTGGATCGGGCCTTCACCGTCAAGGGCAGCGGAACGGTGGTCACCGGCACCCTCGGCGCCGGTCGGATCTCGGTCGGCGACGAGCTGGAACTGGCTGGCCGTCCGGTGGTGGTGCGGGGCCTGCAGCAGCTGGGCAGCCGATGCGAGCAGGTCCAGGCGGTGGCCCGGGTGGCGGTGAACCTGCGCTCGGTGCAACGGCGCGAGGTCGGTCGCGGGGACTGCCTGCTGACGCCCGGCGCCTGGTGGTCCAGCGACTGCCTGGACGTGGCGCTGGACCCGCTGCTGGCAGAGCCGCAAAGCCGGCAGGTGCTGCACATCGGCTCGGCCTCGATCCCGGTGCGGCTGCGGGTGCTCGGCACCGAGCCGGTGGCCACCGCCCGGCTGAGCCTGGACTGGCCGATCCCGGTGCAGGCCGGTGACCGGGCGGTGCTGCGCGATCCGGGGCAGCAGAGCGTCACCGCCGGAGTGCGGGTGCTCGACGCCGACCCCCCGGCGCTGACCAGGCGAGGCTCGGCCCGGGTCAGGGCCGCCCAGCTGGCCGACGGCACGGCGACCGGGCTGGCCGACCAGGTGCGCCGGCGGGGCGCGGTCAGCCGGGCCACCCTGACCGCGCTCGGGGTGCCGGTCACCGACACCGCCGGCGTTCTGACGCGCGGGGACTGGCTGATCGATCCCGACACCTGGCGGCACTGGCAGCAGGCGCTGCTGGCCGCGGTCGACCGGCACGCGGCGGCCGAGCCGTTGCGCCCCTGGATCAGCGAGGACGCCGCCCGGCAGGCAGCGGGGCTGCCCGATCCCAGGCTGCTTGCCGAACTCGCCGCCGGGCTGGGACTGCAGGCCGCCGCCGGACGGATCGGCCGGCCGGAGGCCACCCCCACCCTGGGCGCGGCGGAGCAGTCGCTGCGGTTGATCGACGAGCGCCTGGCCAAGGACCCCTTCGACGCCCCCGAGCGCAGCGAGCTGTCCGAGCTGGGACTCGGGGTGAGGGACCTGGCCGCCGCGGCCGGCGCCGGCCGGGTGCTGCGGCTGGCGCCCGACCTGGTGGTGGCGCCGGACGCCGCCGAGCGCGCCCTGGCGCTGGTGCGGGCGTTGCCGCAGCCGTTCACCGCGAGCCAGGCCCGGCAGGCGCTGGGCACCACCCGGCGGGTGGCCCTGCCGCTGCTGGAGCACCTCGACGCCGTCGGCCTGACCGTCCGGGTCGACGGCACGCAGCGAGCCGTGCGCGCCTGA
- the selA gene encoding L-seryl-tRNA(Sec) selenium transferase: MTDPRRQVPRTDALLADPRLAEAAVRLGGARLKAVVVAVQQLIRDAELAPEQAVPAVLARLPVAATSLNRVLNATGVVLHTNLGRARLSEPATQAVQRATGYVDVEFDLVSGRRARRGRDTLAALAHAVPDAEAALVVNNGAAALLLAVTALAAGREVVISRGELVEIGDGFRLPELVESTGALIREVGTTNRTHLADYAAAVGPRTGCVLKVHPSNFRIDGFTAGASIAELATLPAPVVLDIGSGLLRPDPLLADEPDVTSSLLAGASLVTCSGDKLLGGPQAGLIFGQAELVERLRRHPLARALRVDKLTLAALEASVQGPATPTERYLHADPDELRRRCERVVAALPADLDAEVTPSDGAVGGGGAPGLRLPGWAVSLPESYAQALRAAEPAVIGRLERGRCLLDLRCVEEAEEAALIAAACSAAAGLAVTAGTAAAGSTAAGSIAAGSTGAGPVTDARPVAR, encoded by the coding sequence GTGACAGACCCGCGCCGCCAGGTGCCCCGCACCGACGCGCTGCTGGCCGACCCGCGGCTGGCCGAGGCGGCCGTCCGGCTCGGCGGCGCCCGGCTCAAGGCCGTGGTCGTGGCGGTGCAACAGCTGATCCGCGACGCAGAGCTGGCGCCGGAGCAGGCGGTGCCGGCCGTGCTGGCCCGGCTGCCGGTGGCGGCGACGTCGCTGAACCGGGTGCTGAACGCGACCGGCGTGGTGCTGCACACCAACCTCGGCCGGGCCCGGTTGTCCGAGCCCGCGACGCAGGCGGTGCAGCGAGCGACGGGTTATGTCGATGTCGAGTTCGATTTGGTCAGCGGACGACGGGCCCGCCGAGGCCGAGACACGCTGGCCGCGCTGGCTCACGCCGTGCCCGACGCCGAGGCGGCGCTGGTGGTCAACAACGGCGCGGCCGCTCTGCTGCTGGCCGTCACCGCGCTGGCCGCCGGCCGCGAGGTGGTGATCAGCCGGGGCGAGCTGGTCGAGATCGGCGACGGTTTCCGGCTGCCCGAGCTCGTCGAGTCCACCGGCGCCCTGATCCGTGAGGTGGGCACCACCAATCGCACCCACCTGGCCGACTACGCCGCCGCCGTCGGCCCGCGGACCGGCTGCGTGCTCAAGGTCCATCCCAGCAACTTCCGCATCGACGGCTTCACCGCCGGCGCCAGCATCGCGGAGCTGGCGACCCTGCCGGCGCCGGTGGTCCTCGACATCGGCAGCGGCCTGCTGCGGCCGGACCCGCTGCTTGCCGACGAGCCGGACGTGACCAGCAGCCTGCTGGCGGGCGCGAGCCTGGTGACCTGCAGCGGCGACAAGCTGCTCGGCGGCCCGCAGGCCGGCCTGATCTTCGGGCAGGCTGAGCTCGTGGAGCGGCTGCGCCGGCATCCGCTGGCCCGGGCGCTGCGGGTGGACAAGCTGACGCTGGCCGCGCTGGAGGCCAGCGTGCAGGGCCCGGCCACCCCCACCGAGCGCTACCTGCACGCCGATCCGGACGAGTTGCGCCGGCGCTGCGAGCGGGTGGTCGCCGCCCTGCCGGCCGACCTCGACGCCGAGGTGACGCCCAGCGACGGCGCGGTGGGGGGTGGCGGCGCGCCCGGTCTGCGGCTGCCGGGCTGGGCCGTGTCGCTGCCCGAGAGCTACGCCCAGGCGCTGCGCGCCGCCGAGCCGGCCGTGATCGGCAGGCTCGAACGCGGCCGGTGCCTGCTCGACCTGCGCTGCGTCGAGGAAGCCGAGGAGGCCGCGCTGATCGCCGCCGCCTGCTCTGCCGCTGCCGGGCTCGCTGTCACCGCCGGGACGGCTGCCGCCGGGTCGACCGCCGCCGGGTCGATCGCCGCCGGGTCGACCGGCGCCGGGCCAGTCACCGACGCCCGCCCGGTCGCACGCTGA
- the selD gene encoding selenide, water dikinase SelD — protein sequence MTATTYRLTQYAHGGGCACKIPPGELEAIVAGLIGAGSPDLLVGLDDGDDAAVVRINGDTAVLSTADFFTPVVDDAYDFGRIAAANALSDVYAMGGRPVLAINLLGWPRDLLPTELLREVLRGGLDIAAEAGCPVAGGHSIDDPEPKYGMAVTGIAHPDRLLRNDAARAGQAITLTKPLGVGVLNNRHKSTGEVFEQAIASMTTLNAAACAAALGAGLSAATDVTGFGLLGHLYKMARASGVTAVIDAAAVPYLDGARQALADGFVSGGTRRNLDWVRPHLDFRVGEDELLLLADAQTSGGLLLAGEIATGGAAGLGPRGAVIGEFVPRQDTILRVR from the coding sequence GTGACTGCCACGACTTATCGCCTGACCCAGTACGCCCACGGCGGCGGCTGCGCCTGCAAGATCCCACCGGGCGAGCTCGAAGCGATCGTGGCCGGCCTGATCGGGGCCGGCTCGCCGGACTTGCTGGTCGGCCTGGACGACGGCGACGATGCCGCGGTGGTGCGCATCAACGGCGACACCGCCGTGCTCAGCACCGCCGACTTCTTCACCCCGGTGGTCGATGACGCCTATGACTTCGGACGGATCGCCGCCGCCAACGCGCTGTCGGACGTCTATGCGATGGGCGGCCGCCCGGTGCTGGCGATCAACCTGCTCGGCTGGCCGCGCGACCTGCTGCCCACCGAGCTGTTGCGCGAGGTGCTGCGCGGTGGCCTGGACATCGCCGCCGAGGCCGGTTGCCCGGTCGCCGGCGGGCACAGCATCGACGACCCGGAGCCCAAGTACGGCATGGCGGTCACCGGCATCGCCCATCCTGACCGGTTGCTGCGCAACGACGCCGCGCGCGCCGGGCAGGCCATCACGCTGACCAAGCCGCTGGGCGTCGGCGTGCTGAACAACCGCCACAAGTCCACCGGCGAGGTGTTCGAGCAGGCGATCGCCTCGATGACGACGTTGAACGCCGCCGCCTGTGCCGCGGCTTTGGGGGCAGGGCTGTCAGCGGCTACCGACGTGACCGGTTTCGGGTTGCTCGGCCACCTCTACAAGATGGCCCGGGCCTCCGGGGTCACCGCGGTGATCGACGCCGCAGCGGTCCCGTACCTCGACGGCGCCCGGCAGGCCCTGGCCGACGGCTTCGTCAGCGGCGGCACCCGGCGCAACCTCGACTGGGTGCGTCCGCACCTGGACTTCCGCGTGGGCGAGGACGAGTTGCTGTTGCTGGCCGACGCCCAGACCAGCGGCGGGCTACTGCTGGCCGGCGAGATCGCGACCGGCGGCGCCGCCGGGCTGGGTCCGCGGGGCGCGGTGATCGGCGAGTTCGTCCCCCGCCAAGACACCATCCTGCGAGTCAGATGA
- a CDS encoding site-specific DNA-methyltransferase: MRGRSKLGQPAGLDTWAELRSAARYQGDDYALFTDDATAALAQLPSSSVNTCLTSPPYWAVRDYGHEEQLGLEREVDDYVERLVKIYREVYRVLADDGSAWLNIGDSYFNRTVTVDGLPPRAGWRRSKQLSLVPFRVALALEDDGWWVRNVAVWQKPNAMPSSVVDRLTNTWEPIFLLTKSERYFFDLDAIRIPHATDDTIERVRAESGDVNGKAKGKQELRRWLNSPRHRSTIDGLKEVERRPNAPESVELARYLRDALKREGRTIRWVSEQLAQPFERTRHYFRTDPIGARLPPPETWLELQNLLHLDDTFDEAMRVEIGDNVFRNHPAGRNPGDVWSVPVAANRGEHLAVMPRRLAHRALSATLPPGGSCLDPFMGSGTTGLVTRELGGRFIGIDINADFIQPYLQASSYRGR, encoded by the coding sequence ATGAGAGGACGTTCTAAGCTCGGCCAACCAGCGGGCCTCGACACGTGGGCCGAGCTCCGCAGCGCCGCAAGGTATCAAGGCGATGATTACGCGCTATTCACAGACGACGCCACGGCAGCCCTCGCTCAGCTGCCCAGCTCATCTGTCAACACGTGCCTGACGTCGCCGCCTTACTGGGCGGTACGCGACTACGGCCATGAGGAGCAGTTGGGACTAGAACGGGAGGTCGACGACTATGTCGAACGCCTCGTCAAGATCTACCGTGAGGTCTACCGCGTTTTGGCGGACGACGGAAGCGCCTGGCTGAACATCGGCGACAGTTACTTCAACCGCACCGTGACCGTGGACGGGTTGCCTCCACGTGCTGGATGGCGGCGTAGCAAGCAGTTAAGTCTGGTTCCGTTCCGTGTCGCGCTCGCCCTCGAAGACGACGGCTGGTGGGTTCGGAACGTCGCTGTTTGGCAGAAGCCCAACGCGATGCCGAGCAGCGTCGTCGACCGATTGACCAACACATGGGAGCCGATATTTCTCCTTACTAAATCGGAGCGCTACTTCTTCGACTTGGACGCCATCCGGATACCTCACGCGACGGATGACACTATCGAGCGAGTTCGCGCCGAAAGCGGAGACGTCAATGGCAAAGCGAAGGGAAAGCAAGAGCTACGACGCTGGCTCAACTCGCCCCGGCACCGCTCGACAATCGATGGCTTGAAGGAAGTAGAGCGGCGCCCCAATGCTCCTGAGTCGGTGGAGCTAGCGAGATATCTCCGTGACGCTTTGAAGCGTGAGGGACGGACAATTCGATGGGTATCCGAGCAGCTAGCGCAGCCATTTGAGCGCACTCGTCACTACTTTCGGACTGACCCAATCGGGGCGAGACTCCCACCCCCGGAGACATGGCTAGAGCTGCAGAACTTATTGCATCTCGACGACACGTTCGACGAGGCGATGCGCGTAGAAATTGGTGACAATGTGTTTCGGAACCACCCCGCTGGGCGCAATCCAGGCGATGTCTGGTCGGTGCCTGTCGCAGCGAATCGTGGAGAACATCTTGCTGTGATGCCACGTCGCCTAGCTCACCGTGCGCTGAGCGCGACGCTACCCCCCGGCGGTAGCTGTCTAGATCCGTTTATGGGATCTGGCACGACCGGTCTTGTCACCCGTGAGCTAGGCGGTCGGTTCATCGGCATAGACATCAATGCCGACTTCATACAGCCCTATTTGCAGGCTAGTTCCTACCGCGGTAGGTAG
- a CDS encoding SfiI family type II restriction endonuclease — protein sequence MLQDYRLLASNDLELLEKQTLRMIVQALQQYSREAREIFETTLATSGTEVIVLAEDLTQYALEVAEVYPINKRFAGFIDYKRARWLPTGAGLFPQILLVDAKASKENNRDTLQASQLPMDADFTTSAGTIVHLAAGVPPHMDIIAVDGAILPAVTTSMFVHFYYRDLDNDPAGRFRELMDIYILAIPHNLLKSIYNPNATTTFFGQGKHSPALGETPRIRVYFPRLRAACPWRLQQLSYAGSQNGFTSARWRDIGVSGQETNDPFLYLPR from the coding sequence ATGCTGCAGGACTACAGATTGCTCGCCTCGAACGACCTTGAGCTCCTCGAAAAGCAAACGCTGCGAATGATCGTGCAAGCGCTTCAGCAGTACTCGCGCGAAGCACGAGAAATTTTCGAGACAACGCTCGCAACCAGTGGAACTGAAGTAATCGTGCTGGCCGAGGACCTTACTCAATATGCGCTGGAGGTGGCCGAGGTTTACCCTATAAATAAGCGCTTCGCGGGCTTTATAGACTACAAACGGGCACGATGGCTTCCTACCGGAGCTGGCTTGTTTCCGCAGATCCTTCTCGTGGACGCGAAGGCCTCCAAGGAGAATAACCGCGACACCTTGCAGGCGTCGCAACTGCCAATGGATGCGGATTTCACGACGTCCGCAGGGACTATTGTGCACCTAGCGGCAGGCGTACCGCCGCACATGGACATCATCGCCGTGGATGGAGCGATTCTGCCCGCCGTGACAACTTCTATGTTCGTTCACTTCTACTACCGGGATCTTGATAACGATCCTGCGGGTCGTTTCCGTGAATTGATGGATATTTATATTTTGGCTATCCCACACAATTTGTTAAAGTCAATCTACAATCCCAATGCGACAACAACTTTCTTTGGTCAGGGTAAGCACAGCCCCGCCCTTGGTGAGACACCGCGAATTCGAGTGTACTTCCCTCGACTACGGGCAGCATGTCCATGGCGATTGCAGCAGCTGAGCTATGCAGGCAGCCAGAACGGATTCACATCTGCGCGATGGCGTGATATTGGCGTATCGGGTCAGGAGACTAACGACCCTTTCCTCTACCTACCGCGGTAG